The following proteins are co-located in the Anas platyrhynchos isolate ZD024472 breed Pekin duck chromosome 1, IASCAAS_PekinDuck_T2T, whole genome shotgun sequence genome:
- the SLC38A2 gene encoding sodium-coupled neutral amino acid symporter 2: MSSAEMGKFNISPDEDSSSYSSNSNDFSYPYPTKPAAMKSHYADMDPENQNFLLDSNAGKKKYETQYHPGTTSFGMSVFNLSNAIVGSGILGLSYAMANTGIALFVILLLFVSIVSLYSVHLLLKTANEGGSLLYEQLGMKAFGMAGKLAASGSITMQNIGAMSSYLFIVKYELPLVIKTFMNIEENTGEWYLNGDYLVLLVSVILILPLSLLKNLGYLGYTSGFSLLCMVFFLIVVIWKMFQIPCPMGSDTVNMTLINATLATPLVHENISDDACKPKYFIFNSQTVYAVPILTFSFVCHPAILPIYEELKGRSRKRMMNVSYVSFFAMFLMYLLAALFGYLTFYGNVESELLHTYSAYLGPDVLLLIVRLAVLMAVTLTVPVVIFPIRSSITQLLWAGKEFSWWRHCSITIVLLAFTNVLVIFVPTIRDIFGFIGASAAAMLIFILPSAFYIKLVKKEPMKSVQKIGAALFFLSGIVVMTGCMTLIILDWTHSDVSDGH, from the exons ATGAGCAGCGCCGAGATGGGCAAGTTCAACATCTCGCCCGACGAGGACAGCAGCAGCTACAGCTCCAACAGCAACGACTTCAGCTATCCCTACCCCACCAAGCCGGCCGCTATGAAGAG CCACTACGCAGATATGGATCCGGAAAATCAGAATTTCTTGCTCGATTCCAACgctggaaagaagaaatacGAAACTCAGTAT CATCCGGGTACTACTTCCTTTGGAATGTCAGTATTTAATCTGAGCAATGCTATTGTGGGTAGTGGCATCCTTGGTCTTTCTTATGCCATGGCTAACACTGGAATTGCTCTTTTTGT GATACTTCTGCTATTTGTCTCAATAGTTTCTTTGTATTCAGTGCATCTCCTTTTGAAGACTGCCAATGAAGGAG gATCTTTATTATATGAACAATTGGGAATGAAGGCATTTGGTATGGCTGGAAAACTTGCTGCTTCTGGATCAATCACAATGCAGAACATTGGAG CTATGTCAAGCTACCTCTTCATAGTGAAATATGAGTTACCATTGGTCATCAAGACATTTATGAACATCGAAGAGAACACAGG AGAATGGTATCTTAATGGCGACTATTTAgtgctgctggtgtctgtcatCCTCATTCTTCCTCTGTCGTTACTGAAAAATTTAG GATATTTGGGCTATACCAGTGGTTTTTCCTTACTTTGTATGGTCTTCTTCCTGATTGTT GTAATTTGGAAGATGTTTCAGATTCCTTGCCCTATGGGCAGTGACACAGTGAACATGACATTAATAAATGCAACACTGGCGACACCTTTGGTACATGAAAACATAAGTGATGATGCCTGCAAGCCGAAATACTTCATCTTCAACTCACAG ACTGTCTATGCTGTCCCAATCCTAACATTCTCTTTCGTCTGCCATCCTGCAATTCTTCCCATCTATGAAGAACTGAAAGG CCGAAGCCGTAAAAGGATGATGAATGTGTCCTACGTATCTTTTTTTGCCATGTTCCTCATGTATTTATTGGCTGCTCTCTTTGGATACCTAACATTTTATG gaaATGTTGAATCGGAACTGCTTCATACGTACTCTGCTTATCTGGGTCCTGATGTTCTTCTTCTTATTGTGCGTCTCGCTGTACTTATGGCTGTAACCCTTACCGTACCTGTAGTTATTTTCCCA ATCCGCAGTTCCATTACCCAGCTACTATGGGCAGGGAAAGAGTTCAGCTGGTGGCGTCACTGTTCTATTACAATTGTTCTTCTGGCATTTACCAATGTGCTTGTTATCTTCGTCCCTACTATTCGAGACATCTTTGGATTCATTG GTGCATCTGCAGCTGCCATGCTGATCTttattctgccttctgccttctATATCAAACTAGTGAAGAAGGAACCAATGAAGTCAGTGCAAAAGATTGGG gcTGCGTTATTCTTTCTAAGTGGTATAGTTGTGATGACTGGGTGTATGACGCTGATTATTCTAGATTGGACCCATAGTGATGTGTCTGATGGCCATTAA